One genomic window of Arachis hypogaea cultivar Tifrunner chromosome 8, arahy.Tifrunner.gnm2.J5K5, whole genome shotgun sequence includes the following:
- the LOC112707231 gene encoding cyanidin 3-O-galactoside 2''-O-xylosyltransferase FGGT1 isoform X1 — protein MKESHGCTSRPPPSSPPPPPLHIAMYPWFAMGHLTPCLHLSNKLAKRGHRISFFIPRRTISKLQHLNLLPHLITFIPINVPHVHGLPLNAETTSDVPFALYTHIATAMDLTEKDTELLLKELNPQIILFDFQHWLLLLPNLARSLGIKSVQYMIVYPISTAYLGEGPRKRLELTEEDLKKPPPGFPYDDDYSFKFYTHELRFLVESRKNIEFGSGVRLYDRFYIGTKLADAVGFKGCRQIDGVYADYIETVLGKPCLLSGPLLPEPSDIDLDKKWESWLNGFKPGSVVYCAYGSEAPLQQNQFQELLLGLEQTGLPFLAALKPPVGFDSIEEALPEGFKERAEERGVVYGGWVQQQLVLEHPSVGCFITHCGSASITEALVNTCQIVLLPRLGSDHIMNARMMSGKLKVGVEVEKGEDDGFFSRECVYKAVKTVMDDESEVGRRVRENHTKVRNFLLSDNLESSCVDSFCHRLRDLL, from the exons atgaaggAAAGCCATGGATGCACCTCgcgtcctcctccttcttctcctccaCCGCCACCTTTGCACATAGCCATGTATCCATGGTTCGCCATGGGACACCTCACTCCATGTCTCCACCTCTCCAACAAGCTAGCAAAGAGAGGCCATAGAATCTCCTTCTTCATCCCAAGAAGAACAATCTCAAAGCTTCAACACCTAAATCTTCTCCCACACCTCATCACCTTCATTCCCATCAACGTTCCTCACGTTCACGGCCTTCCTCTTAATGCAGAAACCACATCAGACGTTCCCTTTGCTCTATACACGCATATCGCCACCGCCATGGACCTCACTGAGAAGGACACAGAGCTTCTCCTCAAGGAACTAAACCCACAAATCATTCTCTTTGATTTCCAGCATTGGCTACTGTTG CTACCAAATTTGGCTCGAAGCTTAGGCATCAAGAGTGTCCAATACATGATAGTTTATCCAATTTCGACTGCTTACCTCGGAGAAGGACCAAGAAAGAGATTAGAATTAACGGAGGAAGATCTCAAGAAACCGCCACCAGGGTTTCcttatgatgatgattattcCTTCAAGTTTTATACACATGAACTCCGGTTCTTAGTTGAATCAAGGAAAAACATCGAGTTTGGAAGCGGTGTTCGTTTATACGATCGGTTCTACATCGGTACAAAGCTGGCGGATGCAGTAGGATTCAAAGGTTGCAGACAAATCGATGGGGTTTATGCTGATTACATTGAAACTGTTCTTGGGAAGCCATGTTTGCTCTCAGGGCCTCTTTTGCCAGAGCCATCTGACATAGATTTGGACAAAAAATGGGAATCATGGCTTAATGGATTCAAACCTGGTTCCGTTGTTTATTGCGCTTACGGAAGTGAAGCCCCGTTGCAACAAAACCAGTTTCAAGAACTGTTACTTGGTCTTGAACAAACCGGTTTGCCGTTTCTTGCAGCACTTAAGCCACCGGTTGGGTTTGATTCCATTGAAGAAGCGTTACCAGAAGGGTTTAAAGAAAGAGCGGAAGAAAGAGGAGTTGTGTACGGTGGATGGGTTCAGCAACAATTGGTTTTGGAGCACCCTTCTGTTGGATGCTTCATAACACACTGTGGTTCAGCTTCCATAACGGAGGCTCTTGTGAACACGTGTCAGATTGTGCTGTTGCCACGTTTGGGATCTGATCATATTATGAATGCAAGGATGATGAGTGGAAAATTAAAGGTTGGGGTTGAAGTGGAAAAAGGTGAAGATGATGGGTTTTTTAGCCGAGAGTGTGTGTACAAAGCTGTTAAGACAGTGATGGATGATGAGAGTGAAGTTGGAAGAAGGGTAAGGGAAAATCATACCAAAGTTAGAAACTTTTTACTAAGTGATAATTTAGAGTCCTCTTGTGTTGATAGTTTCTGTCACAGGCTTAGAGATTTACTTTAA
- the LOC112707231 gene encoding cyanidin 3-O-galactoside 2''-O-xylosyltransferase FGGT1 isoform X2, with the protein MKGKNEASFGVERRRKFGGKGQANFDHIDLLPNLARSLGIKSVQYMIVYPISTAYLGEGPRKRLELTEEDLKKPPPGFPYDDDYSFKFYTHELRFLVESRKNIEFGSGVRLYDRFYIGTKLADAVGFKGCRQIDGVYADYIETVLGKPCLLSGPLLPEPSDIDLDKKWESWLNGFKPGSVVYCAYGSEAPLQQNQFQELLLGLEQTGLPFLAALKPPVGFDSIEEALPEGFKERAEERGVVYGGWVQQQLVLEHPSVGCFITHCGSASITEALVNTCQIVLLPRLGSDHIMNARMMSGKLKVGVEVEKGEDDGFFSRECVYKAVKTVMDDESEVGRRVRENHTKVRNFLLSDNLESSCVDSFCHRLRDLL; encoded by the exons ATGAAAGGAAAAAACGAAGCCAGCTTCGGCGTCGAGAGAAGAAGGAAATTTGGGGGAAAAGGGCAAGCCAACTTTGATCATATTGACTTg CTACCAAATTTGGCTCGAAGCTTAGGCATCAAGAGTGTCCAATACATGATAGTTTATCCAATTTCGACTGCTTACCTCGGAGAAGGACCAAGAAAGAGATTAGAATTAACGGAGGAAGATCTCAAGAAACCGCCACCAGGGTTTCcttatgatgatgattattcCTTCAAGTTTTATACACATGAACTCCGGTTCTTAGTTGAATCAAGGAAAAACATCGAGTTTGGAAGCGGTGTTCGTTTATACGATCGGTTCTACATCGGTACAAAGCTGGCGGATGCAGTAGGATTCAAAGGTTGCAGACAAATCGATGGGGTTTATGCTGATTACATTGAAACTGTTCTTGGGAAGCCATGTTTGCTCTCAGGGCCTCTTTTGCCAGAGCCATCTGACATAGATTTGGACAAAAAATGGGAATCATGGCTTAATGGATTCAAACCTGGTTCCGTTGTTTATTGCGCTTACGGAAGTGAAGCCCCGTTGCAACAAAACCAGTTTCAAGAACTGTTACTTGGTCTTGAACAAACCGGTTTGCCGTTTCTTGCAGCACTTAAGCCACCGGTTGGGTTTGATTCCATTGAAGAAGCGTTACCAGAAGGGTTTAAAGAAAGAGCGGAAGAAAGAGGAGTTGTGTACGGTGGATGGGTTCAGCAACAATTGGTTTTGGAGCACCCTTCTGTTGGATGCTTCATAACACACTGTGGTTCAGCTTCCATAACGGAGGCTCTTGTGAACACGTGTCAGATTGTGCTGTTGCCACGTTTGGGATCTGATCATATTATGAATGCAAGGATGATGAGTGGAAAATTAAAGGTTGGGGTTGAAGTGGAAAAAGGTGAAGATGATGGGTTTTTTAGCCGAGAGTGTGTGTACAAAGCTGTTAAGACAGTGATGGATGATGAGAGTGAAGTTGGAAGAAGGGTAAGGGAAAATCATACCAAAGTTAGAAACTTTTTACTAAGTGATAATTTAGAGTCCTCTTGTGTTGATAGTTTCTGTCACAGGCTTAGAGATTTACTTTAA